A genome region from Pseudomonas sp. N3-W includes the following:
- a CDS encoding pyridoxal phosphate-dependent aminotransferase encodes MQVSKSNKLANVCYDIRGPVLKHAKRLEEEGHRILKLNIGNPAPFGFEAPDEILQDVIRNLPTAQGYSDSKGLFSARKAVMQYYQQKQVEGVGIEDIYLGNGVSELIVMSMQALLNNGDEVLVPAPDYPLWTAAVSLAGGNPVHYLCDEGADWFPDLADIKAKITPNTKALVIINPNNPTGAVYSREVLLGMLELARQHNLVVFSDEIYDKILYDDAVHICTASLAPDLLCLTFNGLSKSYRVAGFRSGWIAISGPKHHAQSYIEGIDMLANMRLCANVPSQHAIQTALGGYQSINDLVLPQGRLLEQRNRTWELLNDIPGVSCVKPMGALYAFPRIDPKVCPIHNDEKFVLDLLLSEKLLVVQGTAFNWPWPDHFRVVTLPRVDELDQAIGRIGNFLKTYRQ; translated from the coding sequence ATGCAGGTCAGCAAATCGAACAAGCTCGCCAACGTCTGCTACGACATTCGCGGCCCAGTGCTCAAGCACGCCAAACGCCTGGAAGAGGAAGGCCATCGCATCCTCAAGCTGAACATCGGCAACCCGGCGCCCTTTGGTTTCGAAGCGCCGGATGAAATCCTCCAGGACGTGATCCGCAACCTGCCGACCGCTCAGGGTTACAGCGACTCCAAGGGCCTGTTCAGTGCACGCAAGGCCGTGATGCAGTACTACCAGCAAAAGCAGGTAGAAGGCGTCGGCATTGAAGACATCTATCTGGGCAACGGCGTTTCCGAGCTGATCGTGATGTCGATGCAGGCCCTGCTCAACAACGGTGACGAAGTGCTGGTGCCGGCTCCCGACTATCCGTTGTGGACTGCCGCCGTCAGCCTGGCCGGTGGTAACCCGGTGCATTACCTGTGCGATGAAGGCGCCGACTGGTTCCCGGACCTGGCCGACATCAAGGCCAAGATCACCCCGAACACCAAGGCGCTGGTGATCATCAACCCGAACAATCCGACCGGTGCGGTGTACTCGCGGGAAGTTTTGCTGGGCATGCTTGAACTGGCCCGCCAGCACAACCTGGTGGTGTTCTCCGACGAGATCTACGACAAGATCCTGTACGACGATGCCGTGCACATCTGCACCGCTTCGCTGGCGCCGGACTTGCTGTGCCTGACCTTCAACGGCCTGTCCAAATCTTATCGCGTGGCGGGTTTCCGTTCCGGCTGGATCGCTATTTCCGGCCCGAAACACCACGCCCAGAGCTACATCGAAGGCATCGACATGCTGGCCAACATGCGTTTGTGTGCCAACGTGCCGAGCCAGCACGCCATCCAGACTGCGTTGGGCGGCTACCAGAGCATCAACGATCTGGTGTTGCCGCAAGGGCGCCTGCTGGAACAGCGCAACCGCACCTGGGAGTTGCTCAACGACATTCCCGGCGTAAGCTGCGTCAAGCCGATGGGCGCGCTGTATGCGTTCCCGAGGATCGACCCCAAGGTCTGCCCGATCCACAACGACGAGAAGTTCGTACTCGACCTGCTGCTCTCCGAGAAGCTGCTGGTGGTACAGGGTACGGCCTTCAACTGGCCATGGCCGGACCACTTCCGCGTCGTGACCCTGCCGCGGGTTGATGAACTGGATCAGGCCATCGGCCGGATCGGCAACTTCCTCAAGACCTACCGCCAGTAA
- the htpX gene encoding protease HtpX: protein MMRILLFLATNLAVVLIASITLSLFGFNGFMAANGVDLNLNQLLIFCAVFGFAGSLFSLFISKWMAKMSTSTQIITQPRTRHEQWLLQTVEQLSREAGIKMPEVGIFPAYEANAFATGWNKNDALVAVSQGLLERFSPDEVKAVLAHEIGHVANGDMVTLALIQGVVNTFVMFFARIIGNFVDKVIFKNEEGQGIAYYVATIFAELVLGILASSIVMWFSRKREFRADEAGARLAGTNAMIGALQRLRAEQGLPVHMPDTLNAFGINGGIKQGFARMFMSHPPLEERIDALRRRG, encoded by the coding sequence ATGATGCGCATCCTGCTGTTTTTGGCCACTAACCTGGCGGTCGTGCTGATTGCCAGCATCACCCTGAGCCTTTTCGGCTTCAACGGGTTCATGGCGGCCAACGGGGTTGATCTCAACCTCAATCAGCTGCTGATTTTCTGTGCGGTCTTTGGTTTCGCCGGTTCGCTGTTCTCGCTGTTCATCTCCAAGTGGATGGCGAAGATGAGCACCAGCACCCAGATCATCACCCAGCCGCGCACCCGCCATGAACAATGGCTGCTGCAAACCGTCGAGCAACTGTCTCGCGAAGCCGGGATCAAGATGCCTGAAGTCGGGATTTTCCCGGCCTACGAGGCCAACGCCTTCGCGACCGGCTGGAACAAGAACGACGCACTGGTCGCGGTCAGCCAGGGCCTGCTCGAACGTTTTTCGCCAGATGAGGTGAAAGCCGTTCTGGCTCACGAGATCGGTCACGTGGCCAACGGTGACATGGTCACGCTGGCGCTCATCCAGGGCGTGGTGAACACCTTCGTGATGTTCTTCGCACGGATCATCGGCAACTTTGTCGACAAGGTGATCTTCAAGAACGAAGAAGGCCAAGGCATTGCCTACTACGTGGCGACCATTTTCGCCGAACTGGTGCTGGGCATTCTGGCCAGCTCCATCGTCATGTGGTTCTCGCGCAAACGCGAATTCCGCGCCGACGAAGCCGGTGCACGCCTGGCCGGCACCAACGCAATGATCGGTGCCCTGCAACGCCTGCGAGCCGAACAGGGCCTGCCGGTACACATGCCGGACACCCTGAACGCCTTCGGCATCAACGGTGGCATCAAACAGGGGTTCGCCCGCATGTTCATGAGCCACCCGCCGCTGGAAGAGCGTATTGACGCGCTGCGTCGTCGGGGCTGA
- a CDS encoding thiopurine S-methyltransferase has protein sequence MQPEFWHKRWTSNQIGFHLPEVNPYLQRYWPQLGLEEGSRVLVPLCGKTLDLLWLAKCGHEVLGIELSEKAVEDFFHEHQFDPDVTDQGPFTVYRAGSIEIWCGDFFALTAGDVADCSALYDRAALIALPPKMREQYAEHLKRIVPKDSLGLLITLDYDQAQLEGPPFAVLNEEVQRLFGATWELKILEDQDVLNENGKKFLEGGVTRLEERVYRVSS, from the coding sequence ATGCAGCCGGAATTTTGGCACAAGCGGTGGACGTCGAATCAGATCGGCTTCCACCTGCCGGAAGTGAATCCATATCTGCAACGGTACTGGCCACAATTGGGCCTGGAAGAGGGCTCGCGGGTACTGGTGCCGTTATGCGGGAAAACCCTGGATTTGCTGTGGCTGGCAAAATGCGGTCACGAAGTGTTGGGTATCGAATTGTCGGAAAAAGCAGTGGAGGATTTTTTCCACGAACATCAATTTGACCCGGACGTCACTGATCAAGGCCCCTTTACCGTCTATCGGGCGGGATCGATCGAAATCTGGTGTGGTGATTTCTTCGCGTTGACGGCTGGCGATGTTGCCGACTGCAGTGCGCTGTACGACCGCGCGGCATTGATCGCCTTGCCACCGAAGATGCGCGAGCAGTACGCCGAGCATTTGAAGCGGATTGTCCCCAAGGACTCTCTGGGGTTGTTGATTACCCTGGATTATGACCAGGCCCAGCTGGAGGGCCCGCCGTTTGCCGTGCTGAATGAGGAAGTACAACGGTTATTCGGGGCGACCTGGGAGCTGAAGATACTGGAAGATCAGGACGTCCTGAACGAGAACGGGAAGAAGTTCCTGGAGGGTGGTGTTACGCGGCTTGAAGAGCGGGTGTATCGGGTTTCCAGCTGA
- a CDS encoding class III extradiol ring-cleavage dioxygenase codes for MFPSLYISHGSPMLALEPGASGPALARLAAELPKPIAIVIVSAHWESNELLVSGNPQPETFHDFGGFPKALFEVQYPAPGDPELAAEVVALLKADDLPARIDAKRPFDHGVWVPLSLMYPNADIPVVQVSLPTRGGPALQTRVGHALAGLRQSGVLLIGSGSITHNLRELDWHAGPESVEPWARTFRDWVIEKLAANDEAALHDYRQQAPNAVRNHPSDEHLLPLYFARGAGGEFSIAHQGFTMGALGMDIYRFG; via the coding sequence ATGTTCCCCAGCCTGTACATCTCTCATGGCTCGCCGATGCTGGCACTGGAACCCGGTGCCAGCGGACCTGCCCTGGCCCGCCTCGCAGCTGAATTGCCCAAGCCAATAGCCATCGTGATCGTCTCGGCGCATTGGGAAAGCAATGAGCTGCTGGTCAGCGGCAACCCTCAGCCTGAAACCTTTCACGACTTCGGCGGTTTTCCAAAAGCGTTGTTCGAGGTGCAATACCCGGCTCCCGGTGATCCAGAGCTTGCAGCCGAAGTCGTCGCACTTTTGAAGGCCGACGATTTGCCTGCACGTATCGATGCAAAGCGACCGTTCGACCACGGTGTCTGGGTCCCACTGTCGTTGATGTATCCGAACGCCGATATTCCGGTGGTACAGGTTTCCCTGCCCACCCGTGGCGGCCCTGCGCTGCAAACACGCGTCGGCCATGCCTTGGCCGGCCTGCGCCAGAGCGGCGTACTGCTGATTGGCTCCGGCAGCATCACGCACAACCTGCGCGAACTGGACTGGCATGCCGGGCCGGAAAGCGTTGAGCCATGGGCCAGGACATTCCGCGACTGGGTGATTGAAAAACTCGCGGCGAACGACGAAGCGGCGCTGCATGACTATCGCCAGCAGGCACCGAATGCCGTGCGCAATCATCCGAGCGACGAGCATTTGCTGCCGTTGTATTTTGCTCGTGGGGCTGGGGGTGAGTTCAGCATTGCGCATCAGGGATTCACCATGGGCGCGCTGGGCATGGACATCTATCGGTTTGGCTGA